In Helicoverpa zea isolate HzStark_Cry1AcR chromosome 3, ilHelZeax1.1, whole genome shotgun sequence, the following proteins share a genomic window:
- the LOC124645701 gene encoding laminin subunit alpha-2-like, translating into MELLHVIIKSGPSPRPLAWSLEVSPTEEGDDWRMVRAFGDRDHCRKLWDLRPERRRRKARAAKRINRADKPACSTQFASPRPLENGEMHVGIGEGVLARRVRLSFRATHAGPARQQYYTVRALTIAARCLCHGHATKCHVNARVCYQ; encoded by the exons ATGGAGCTGCTTCATGTAATCATCAAGTCAGGGCCGTCGCCCCGACCCTTGGCCTGGTCCCTGGAGGTCTCTCCCACCGAGGAGGGCGACGACTGGAGAATGGTGCGGGCCTTCGGAGACAGGGACCACTGCCGCAAGCTATGGGACCTTAGGCCCGAGAGACGCCGCCGCAAGGCGAGGGCAGCGAAGAGAATCAACAGAGCTGATAAACCTGCCTGTTCCACTCAGTTTGCTAGCCCGAGACCATTGGAGAATGGGGAG ATGCACGTGGGTATAGGTGAGGGAGTGCTAGCGCGGCGCGTGCGACTCTCGTTCCGCGCCACGCATGCGGGCCCCGCACGCCAGCAGTACTACACCGTGCGGGCTCTTACGATAGCCGCGCGGTGTCTGTGCCACGGACACGCTACTAAGTGCCATGTCAATGCTAGGGTTTGTTATCAATGA